The sequence ATCAGATTTTCTTCATAGTTTATCTTCATTCTCTTTTCTCCTCATATTTTGAAGTAAATTTTTAAGTATAATCTTATATTTTAGAGTATATTTTGATCTTATTTCATAAAAACATATGTATTATAAATATTTATAAATATTATAACTAGCATCAGCCCTATAAAAAGTTTATCCACTTTTTCCTCTGATATTTTCTTATTTACTATACTTCCAGCCATCCCTCCACATACTCCTCCTAATATCATAAGTCCAAGATAAAGAATACTTACATCTGGAATTTTTCTAGCAAATATGCTATGAGCCAGACTTGCTATCTGTGAGAATAGTATTATATAGATAGAATTAATAACAGCTTCTTTAGTAGTCATTGAAAAAAAGAAAATCAATATAACAAGATTGATAGGTCCTCCTCCAATTCCCAAAAACGAAGAAAATATTCCTAAAATAACTCCAATGATGAAACATAAAATTTTATTTTCAAACTTATATGTCTTTATCCCATTTTTTTTAGCTGTATAAATTAAAGTTCCCAATGTTATAAATATCATAACAATTGATTGAACAGCTCCTGTTTTATTTTCATTTTGAAGAATCTCTTTTACAGCTTGAAACATGACTTTTCCAGTCATTCCTCCTAATACACTTCCTAGAGCAAGCCATGTAGTAATTTTAGTATTTATCTTTAGTGTACTGTTTTTCATTGCTTTTGTTACAGAAATAACAGACATAGAAAGAACCGTACACCCAGATAAAAAACTTATAGCTGTTACACTCATAGTTCCTGTTGCATCAAGAACAGGTTTAATTATTACTCCTCCACCTATGCCACATATTGACCCTACAAGAGAAGAAAAAAAACTAACTAATAAAAAAATAACTGGCATATTTACCCCCAAAATACTTTATATATTTCCCCTATTCAATAATTATATTGTTTTTTTTATAAAAAAGCAACCTTCATTCTTTATTATAGTCTG comes from Fusobacterium sp. and encodes:
- a CDS encoding sulfite exporter TauE/SafE family protein, whose amino-acid sequence is MPVIFLLVSFFSSLVGSICGIGGGVIIKPVLDATGTMSVTAISFLSGCTVLSMSVISVTKAMKNSTLKINTKITTWLALGSVLGGMTGKVMFQAVKEILQNENKTGAVQSIVMIFITLGTLIYTAKKNGIKTYKFENKILCFIIGVILGIFSSFLGIGGGPINLVILIFFFSMTTKEAVINSIYIILFSQIASLAHSIFARKIPDVSILYLGLMILGGVCGGMAGSIVNKKISEEKVDKLFIGLMLVIIFINIYNTYVFMK